A region of Paenibacillus sp. 37 DNA encodes the following proteins:
- a CDS encoding class I SAM-dependent methyltransferase, translating into MNETIIRDLIKYMDVEDNAAIQYIQTEHRMKLGLFWGIKEGSRVLEIGCGQGDTTAVLAHLVGEHGYVHGVDIAPENYGSPLTVGEAAAKLRSSPLGDRIRMDYDFDILSDQAQFAENEYDVIVLSHCSWYLKSFDELARILSKVRTWGHQLCFAEWDARVTDVSQLSHWLSVLIQSQVECYKENSFSNVRTLFTPEDIQELVTSAGWTIKEEASIHSPELQDGRWETEMTLAEAPVELKLLPIPEKVKTLLLSELKLLRTHHALGPGSPLGTYALVANKQ; encoded by the coding sequence ATGAATGAGACTATCATCAGGGACCTTATTAAGTATATGGACGTGGAGGACAACGCCGCCATTCAGTACATTCAGACTGAGCATCGGATGAAATTGGGACTCTTTTGGGGAATCAAGGAAGGAAGCCGTGTTCTGGAAATCGGGTGTGGTCAGGGAGATACAACGGCCGTGCTTGCACATCTGGTGGGGGAGCATGGGTACGTTCATGGTGTAGATATTGCTCCAGAGAATTATGGTTCACCGCTGACCGTAGGCGAAGCGGCAGCCAAGTTGCGGAGTTCTCCGCTGGGTGATCGAATTCGAATGGATTATGATTTTGACATTTTAAGCGATCAAGCCCAATTTGCCGAGAATGAGTATGATGTGATCGTACTTTCCCATTGTTCCTGGTACTTGAAATCGTTTGACGAACTCGCCCGGATTCTTAGCAAGGTCCGGACTTGGGGACATCAGTTATGTTTTGCCGAATGGGATGCACGCGTTACAGATGTGAGCCAGCTCTCGCACTGGTTATCTGTTCTCATTCAGTCCCAGGTTGAATGTTACAAGGAGAACAGCTTCTCCAATGTGCGTACGCTTTTTACACCGGAGGATATACAAGAACTTGTCACTTCGGCAGGCTGGACGATCAAGGAAGAGGCTTCAATCCATTCTCCTGAGCTGCAAGACGGTCGGTGGGAAACTGAAATGACACTGGCAGAAGCACCTGTGGAACTAAAACTGCTTCCGATCCCGGAAAAGGTAAAAACTCTTCTTCTTTCCGAACTGAAATTACTTAGGACACATCATGCCTTGGGGCCTGGGAGTCCACTCGGAACGTATGCGTTGGTTGCCAACAAACAGTAA
- a CDS encoding GtrA family protein, whose translation MTKRLVTIFKFGIVGVANTVVDALVFALLAVVGVPVLIAQVISYSCGVANSYWLNGRWTFRNAARGGNARAKLIRFLITNLVVLALSALILMTLHDMLGWSLVMSKILATLMGMVLNYMASRYWVFRIAT comes from the coding sequence ATGACTAAGCGTCTGGTAACAATCTTCAAGTTTGGTATTGTAGGTGTTGCGAATACGGTAGTGGATGCGTTGGTGTTTGCTTTACTCGCAGTGGTCGGTGTGCCGGTTCTGATTGCCCAGGTAATCTCGTACAGCTGCGGTGTTGCGAACAGTTATTGGCTGAATGGTAGGTGGACTTTTCGAAATGCGGCACGAGGGGGTAACGCTAGAGCGAAACTTATTCGTTTTCTAATCACCAATCTCGTCGTTCTCGCGTTATCTGCCCTCATTCTGATGACTTTGCACGATATGTTGGGTTGGAGTCTCGTGATGAGCAAGATCCTGGCGACATTGATGGGAATGGTCCTGAACTATATGGCTAGTAGATATTGGGTGTTTCGTATAGCAACTTAG
- the galU gene encoding UTP--glucose-1-phosphate uridylyltransferase GalU: MRIKKAVIPAAGLGTRFLPATKAQPKEMLPIVDKPAIQYIVEEAVQSGIENILIVTGRNKKSIEDHFDKSVELEHSLYAKGKQSLLEEVQAISEMANIHFIRQKEPLGLGHAIGCARQFVGDDAFAVLLGDDIMVSDPPALAQMVHLYEKTGNQIIGVRQVDTANVSKYGIIDSNGAEDRVHRVTNLVEKPSLAEAPSRTAVMGRYILKPSIFPILDQIERGAGGEYQLTDALKVVSQVEELLALELEGRRYDIGDQFGYIQAILEIGLMRKELQPMLTPYLQKLATQWA; the protein is encoded by the coding sequence ATGCGAATTAAAAAAGCAGTTATTCCGGCAGCGGGTCTCGGAACTCGGTTCCTGCCAGCGACCAAAGCACAGCCCAAAGAGATGTTACCGATTGTAGACAAACCAGCTATCCAATACATTGTTGAAGAAGCAGTGCAATCAGGCATTGAGAATATCCTCATTGTGACCGGACGCAACAAAAAATCCATAGAGGATCATTTTGATAAATCAGTTGAACTTGAACATTCGTTATACGCCAAGGGCAAACAGTCTTTGTTGGAAGAGGTGCAAGCGATCAGCGAGATGGCCAATATTCATTTTATTCGTCAAAAAGAACCGCTGGGTCTGGGGCATGCCATTGGGTGTGCACGGCAGTTTGTAGGAGATGATGCCTTCGCAGTACTGCTCGGTGATGACATTATGGTGTCTGATCCGCCTGCACTTGCGCAGATGGTTCATCTCTATGAAAAGACAGGTAATCAGATTATAGGTGTCCGTCAGGTAGACACGGCAAATGTGAGCAAATATGGCATCATTGATTCCAACGGTGCAGAGGACCGGGTTCATCGAGTCACTAATTTGGTTGAAAAACCTTCCCTTGCAGAAGCCCCATCCCGAACAGCTGTAATGGGACGATACATTCTGAAACCTTCCATTTTTCCAATCCTTGATCAGATTGAGAGAGGGGCTGGAGGGGAATATCAGTTAACGGATGCCCTGAAAGTAGTGAGTCAAGTGGAGGAACTGTTGGCCCTTGAACTGGAGGGACGTCGCTACGATATTGGCGATCAATTCGGATATATTCAGGCGATCTTGGAGATCGGATTGATGCGCAAGGAATTACAGCCCATGCTGACACCCTATCTTCAAAAGCTTGCAACCCAGTGGGCATAG